DNA from Sphingomonas psychrotolerans:
CGGGTGTTCGGCGATCGCGCCAAGCTGGAGCAGCGGGGTTATGCCGCGGGCATCGGTGGTCTGCGCATCGATGCTGCCGTCGGCATAGAGGATCTGGAGGGTGAGCGACTGTTGCCACAGGCTCGCTACCCGAACGTTGAGCGGCAGATGGGGATGCGAAGGGCGATCGATCTCTTGCGAGATCACCCAGTAATCCCCTGGGCCGAAGCGATATTGTTCGGTGTCGCAGTCGAAACGGCGGGGCTGGTGGATCAGCGCGGCAGGATCCATGCCGCCGATGTCGCGCAATATGCAGACTTCAAGCGGCTCGCCGGCGACGCCCTTCTGCGCACAGGCCGGCACGCCGCACAGCAAAGCGACGCAGCTGACAAACGCCAGCAACAGTTTGATGATCCCCCCGACCATGATTCTGTTGCTACGGCAGCATGAAGAACAACCGGTAAAGATCGACCGCAGGTTGCTGGATTTCGGTGGAAGCCGCCCCTAGCGTGCGCCGCGCAAAAGGAGTCGCGAATGCAAGAAGCAACGGCCGCGAGGCACGCTGCCCCGGACGCACGGCTGGAATCGGTGGATATCGTGCGCGGCTTCGCGCTGATGGCGCTGTTTCTCGTCCATATGATCGAGAGCTACGAACTTTATTGGGCGGATCCCAGGACCGGGCCGATCTCGGACACGGTCTATCTGCTGTTCATGGGCAAGAGCTTCTCGCTGCTCGCGCTCTGCTTCGGGTTCAGCTTCTTCATCCTGATGGACCGCGCGGCGCGGCGCGGGGTGGATTTCACCGCCCGCTTCGCGTGGCGGCTGACCATGTTGTTCGCGATCGGCTTCGTCCATGCGATGATCTATCGCGGCGACATCATCCAGTTGCTCGCATTGACGGGGTTCCTGTTGCTCGCCTTCCACCGGGTGCGCAGTAACCGGCTGCTGATCGGGATCGCCGCTTTCTGCTTCCTGAGCCCGATCATGCTGGTCCAGCTCTGGGCGGCGATGGCCGGGGCGGGCTGGGCGAACCAGCCGCCGCATCATTTTTCGGATCCGGCGATGACGGTCTATCTCCACGGCAGTCTCGCCGAGCATATCCGCGCCAACCTCTGGGCCGGGCAGCTGCCGAAATGGTGGTTCATGGTCGAATCCGGGCGGATGGCCCAGATCCTCGGGCTGTATCTGGTCGGGATGGTGTTCGGGCGGATCGGCTTCTTCGCGCGGCTTGGCGACTTCGCACGGGCGCGGTGGATCGCGCTGGGGCTTGCGGCGGCGCTGACGCTGGCGCTCTATTTCCTGCGCGACGGGGTCAAGGCGTGGTTCGCCGCGCAGCATCACGGCGAGGCGGCGGACCGCCTGCTATCGTATCTGCTCGGCACCTGGTTCGAGCTGGCGGGGACGGCGGTATGGGCGCTGCTGCTGCTCGCCTTGTACGAGAGCCCGGTACGCGCGCTCCTCCGCCCGCTGGCGGCCGTCGGGCGGACGACGCTGACTTTGTACATCCTGCAGTCGCTGGTGTTCGTGCCGGTCTTTTACGGGTTTGGGCTGGGACTGCACGACGACTGGAACCAGCTGGTGCGGCTGTGGGTGGGACTCGGCGCGATTGCGGCGCAGCTGGTGCTGGCGCATTGGTGGCTGCGGCGCTTCCGCTACGGCCCGGTCGAATGGGTATGGCGCGCGCTCACTTTCTGGCGGCGCGACATTCCATTCCGCGGGCCGGCTATCGGCTGAGCCGGCGCCCCGGGCGCGGGCGGCGGAACCAGAAGCTCCACACCGCGAAGCTGCCGAGCATCGCCAGGCCGAGGCCCGAGAGCGTCATCACCAGCCGGTAGCCAAGGCCGCCGACTTTGGCGGCGTGGAGGGGGTAGATGGTGTTGTAGGCCTTGACGACCTGCGGGAGTTTCGAGTCGTCGCGATGCGCGAGCAAGGCGCCGGTGTCGGCGGCGAACCACAAGGTGGTGCGGCCGTTGGGGAGCCATTCGGCGGGCTTGCGCATGCGCAGGGTGATCGTGCCGCCGGCGCCGCGGGGCAAAGCGAGGCTGCGGATCTCGGCATCGGGGTAGAGCGCCCGGGCAGCGACGATCATGCCGCGCCAGTCGAGGCGGTCGGCGAGCCTTGCGGGCGGCGCTTTGGGGGCTTTCAGCGCCTTGTCGATCGTCGCGGGCGCGGAGGGGCCGAGGATGACCGCTGTGAGCGGCCGGAACACCAAGGTCGCGCCGGTGAGTAGCGACAAAGCGAGCAGCGGCGCGATCACGATGCCGAGATCGCGATGCTGGCGGACGATTGCGGGCCGGGTCATCCGCGCGGGCCACAGGCGGAAGGCAAAAGTCTTGCGGGTGCGCCACCACAGGATCGTGCCGGAGATCACGAAGAACAGCCCGATCAGCGCGGCCACGCCGATCACCGCCTCACCGGCGTCGCCTGTGAACAGGTGGTGGTGGAAGTCGAACAGCCAGAGCTCGGGACGCTCCCATTGGCTGCTCCAGCGCAGCAGGACATTGCCCGCCTGATCGGTATAGGCACCGCCGCCGCCCGGCGTCGCCAGCCGGTCGAGCCCGAAATTGGCGCTGGCGAAGGTGACGCTCTGGGGCCGCGTCGCCGGATCCGCCATCAGCCGCTCGGCCACCGTGGCGATCGCCGCGGTCGACTGGATCTGCGCGTCGCCGGCATGCGGCAACGTCACCCAGGCGTCGCGGTGGACGAGGATCGCGCCCGACAGCCCCATCAGTGCCAGCAGCAGCCCGATCAGCCCGCCCGCCCAGCGGTGGATAAGGTCGAGCAGCTTCATGCCTTAGAATCGCAGGTCCCAGCCGAGGGTAAAGTTGCGGCCCCGGCCCGCGAAATAATGGAGGTTGTCGGTGGGGCGAACCGTGTCGGAATAGTAGTCGATGTAGAAGGTGTCGAAGAGGTTCTGGGCGCTGAGCGTCAGGCCGCCGAAGCCGGTTTGGTAGCGGATGCTGGCGTCGGTGACGTTGTAGCCGCGGAAGTCGAGGATGCGGGCGAGGCCGTCGTAACGGCGCGACAGATAAAATTGAGTCTGTACGCGCGCCGAGACCGGGCCGGCGGCATAGATGGCGGCGAGGTTGAACCGGTCGGGCGAGATATTGGCGCCGTCGAGGTCCTGATCGACCTTGCCGTCGCTGTTCGAATCGGTGCGGCCGATCAAGTGCGCATAGCCGGTAGACACGCTGAGCCCGGGAAGCGGCGTGCGGACCGCGAGGCTGAGCTCGAGGCCCTGGATCTCGACGCGCTGGCGCTGGACTTCGTACGAGCCGCCGATCAGCACGAGCAGCGAGCCCTCATCGCTGCTCGACCAGAAATAGGTGGCGCTGGCGTCCAGCGGGCCGCGCTTCACCTCGACTCCGATCTCGCGATTGTTGGACACGATCGGCGTCAGATCGAGATAATCGTCGAGATCGACGCCGTCGCGATTGATCGCGCGGGCGATGCGGCCGACATCGGGGACGGTATAGCCCTCGGCGTAGCTGGCATAAGCGCGGAGGCCGGCGAGCGGCTCGACGATCACGCCGCCGTTGAACAAGGTGTCGCTGAATTTGGGACTGCCGCCCGAGACGAAATGGCCGCCGGCATAGGAAGCCAGGGTGGTGTAATCGTCGATGGTGATCTCGACGCTCTCGTGGCGCACGCCGCCGGCGAGGCGCAATTTCTTGTCGAACAGCGCCAGATTGGCCTGCGCGAACGGCGCGAGGCTACGGAACTCGGCGGGCGGCACCCAGATCCGGTCGGTGGCGATCAGGCGCTGCTCGGTCTTGTCGAACAGCGCATCGAAGCCGACCGTGGCGGTGAGCGCCTCGAAGCCCGGGATCGCGCGCTCGTAGCTCAATTTGCCGCCGAATTTGCGCGAGCGATTCTGCGACTGATCGAACAAGGTGCCGACCGGCGCGATCCGCGCGTCCTGGAACGTGGCGATCGGCGCGATTTCGCCGCCATAGGTGTCACGCGAACGATTGTAGAAGAGCTGGCTGACCAGATTGCCGCCCCATAAAGACGAATCGGTGAGCGACAGCGCCACGCTCTCGGTACGGTTGGTCGCCGGCACGCCCGGCGGCGTGCCGCGCACCGAGCCGGTCGGCAAGTCGATCCGGTAATTGCCGGCGACCGCGACATAATCGCCGTCGCCCTTCAGCTCGAAGCGGCTGGCGGTGAGATCGAGCCGCATCGTGTCGCTGACTGCAAAACCGAGCCGGGCGAACAACGACCAGCTCTGCGAATCCTGCGTCTCGCCCTGAGTCAGATCGGTGCCGACGCGGTGGCCCGCGCCGTCGTAAAAGGCGCCGCGCTTCTCATACGCGCCGCCGATCGTCGCGTCGAAGCGGCCCGCGCGCCACGCGAGCAAACCGGCGACCTTGCCGCCCATTCCGTCGCCGTGGAAGCCGGTATCGGCATTGCCCTGCACCAGCGCGCGGCCGCTCAGCCCCTCGGCACCGGGCGGGGCGACGGTGACCTGATTGACGATGCCGCCGGTGCCGCCGATCCCCTGCAGCGCGTTCGATCCGTAGATCAATTCGACTCGATCGATGAAGAAGGGATCGATGGTGAAGCCGTCGCGGGCGCCGTCGCGCAGCGGGGTGGTCTGCGGGATGCCATTGATCGCGTAGAGCGGCGAGCGGCCGCGCAGCGTCTCGCCCGCGCCCGACAGTTTCTGGCGGGTCGGCGAGAAGCTGGGAGTGAGATTGGCGACCGCGTCGACCACCGAGCCGGCGATCGACACTTGCTGGCCGAGCGCCGCCCGATCGATCACGTCGATGGTGAGCGGCAGCGCATTGGCGGGCAGGATGGTGCGCGCGCCGGTGACGATGATCTCGCCCTGGTCTTCAGCCTGCGTCTCCGCCGGTGCTTCGGGCGCCTGTTGCGCCAGCGCCGGCGCAGCGAGCGCGAGCGAAGAGACGGCGAGAAGCGAACGGACCCGGATGCGCATGATTACCCCTGTAGAAGCGGCGCGGCGCTAGCGCGCGGCGGGGCTTATTGCAAGTAAGTATCAATGGCAGTCGGGTCGGGCGTCTCAGCGCGAGGGGCGGCACCAACGGATCGCGGCGGCGATCGCCAGAACGGCGAGGATCGCGCCGGTATCGGCGAGCCAGTCGCGCCAGTCGGAACTGCGATGGAGCGCGGGGATCGCCTGGACCAGTTCGATCAGCACGCCGAAACCGGACAAGGCGAGGAGCAGGCGAAGCCATGTTGCCGCAGGCCATGCGGCGATTGCGAGTCCGGTGAGCACGGTGAAGGCGAGGATATGCTGGATCTTGTCGGTCGGCTGGCCGGGGAGCTGCGGCGGATGCGGCAGCACCGCCATCACGAAGGTGAAAAGGAGGGCTGCCCAGAGAACGAGGCGGAGCGATCGATGCATCGTGGACGCATGCCATTGGAATGCATGGAAGGGCAACCGCCGTCGGGAAGAGCGGCAAGACGAAAACGCTCACATCAAATAACCATATAGGCACAAAACACTTGACATCGTAACGCTGATCAGGTACCAATCAGGAACGCTGAAGAATTGCGAGTCGGGGTCTTCGGGCCTCTCCTGAGCCGGATGCACCGAGTGCGTCCGGCCTTTCTGTTGCGCGGGAGTGCGACTGTTGGACAAAATCATCACCTTTTGCGAAAAAACCGGGCAGCGGCAGAAGCGCCGGGCGCGCGCCAAAGCCTTTACCGGGCCGAAGCGTCAGCGATTCCTCGACGCACTCGCGCTGACCTGCAACGTCGAGGCATCCGCCGCGCATGCGGGGGTGCATCGCGTCACGCCTTATACCTGCCGAAGGCGGGATCCGCATTTTGCCAGGCAATGGCAGGAGGCGCTGACCGCCGGATATGATCGGCTCGAGGCGCTGGTGCTCGAACACGGCGGCGCGGGCGTCGCGCTCGAGCCGGCGGATCCGTATCGCGCCGGGGAGGAAGGCGCCGCGCCGCCGCCCTTCGACTTCGACAAGGCGCTCCGGATACTCGCTTTGTATCGCAGCCAGCGCCATGGCCAGGCCGGGCGCCGCCCCGGAGCCGCGCGTCGGCGCGCGACCCGCGAAGAGACCAATGCCGTTTTGATCAAGGCGATTGCCGCGGCGAAGAAGCGCCTGGGTCTGTCCGATGACGCCTGACCCGGCGGCCGCCGAAGACATGGCGCTGCTGCGCGCGCTGGCCGCGCTCCCCTTGCGGGAGTGGCCCCGCGTGCTGGCGCGGCTGAACGAAGCGCAAAGCGTCGAACTGGTCGAACGCTTTCCGATCTGGGCGCATAACGGGCAGCTCGATCCGGGCGGGGACCCGCTGGTCTGGCTGATCATGGCCGGACGCGGCTTCGGCAAGACCCGGGCGGGCGCCGAATGGCTGAGCGCGCTGGCGCGGCAATGCGAGGATGGCCGCTTCGCACTGGTGGGGGCGACGCGCGACGACGTGCGCCGGGTGATGGTCGAGGGGCCGAGCGGGTTGCTCGCCGTCGCCCGCGAAGACGAGGCGATCGTCTGGACGCGCGACCGGGGCGAAGTCCGTTTCGCCTCGGGTGCGATTGCGTTCGCCTATTCGGCCGAGGCTGCCGAAGCGCTGCGCGGACCCGAGCATCACGCAGCGTGGTGCGACGAGATCGGCAAATGGGGACGCGGCGGGGATGCCGCATGGGACAATCTGATGTTCGGTCTGCGGCTGGCGACGCGGCCGCGCGTGCTGGTGACGACGACACCGAAGCCAACCGCACTGGTTCGTCGGGTGCAGCGGCTCGCGAACAAGGACGAAGCTTCGATCCGGGGCCGGACGGCCGACAATCCGAACCTGCCCGCGGACTTCGTCGCGGCGATGCTGGCGACCTATGCCGGGACGCGGCTGGCGCGACAGGAACTGGACGGCGAATTGCTCGAGGACGTCGCCGGGGCGCTATGGACCCGGCGGCTGATCGAGCGCGCGCGGATTTCGGCGGCGCCCGAGCTGGTGCGCGTGGTGGTGGGCGTCGACCCGCCGGCGAGCGCCGAGGGGGACGCTTGCGGGATCGTCGCGGTCGGGCTGGGGCGCGATGGGTGCGGCTATGTGCTCGAAGACGCGACCGTCGCCGGTGCCTCGCCCGAGGGCTGGGCACGCGCGGTGGTGGCGTGCGCGGCGCGGCACGCGGCGGACCGGGTGGTGGCCGAGAAGAACCAGGGCGGCGACATGGTGGCGAGCGTGCTGCGCGGGGCGGACAGCGGATTGCCGGTGCGGCTGGTCCACGCCTCCCGCGGCAAGAGCGCCCGCGCCGAGCCGGTGGCGATGCTCTACGAGGCAGGCAAAGCACGGCATGCCGGGGCGTTCCCCGAGCTGGAGGATGAATTGTGCGGGCTGCAGGCGGGCGGCGGCTATGAAGGGCCGGGGCGTTCACCCGACCGTGCCGATGCCCTGGTTTGGGCGATGACCGAATTGATGCTGGGCAAGCGGGGTGCGGCGCGGGTTACGGTGATGTGAGCCGGACTGGCGCAGCGGGCGCGGCAATCGATCCAGGGCGGTTTATGAAGCAGCCTCCTGGAAACCGAATACGTAATAGCTACCGTCTCGGATCGAACCTTTGGAAATGTCCGCGACGACCCAAACGCGGACATTCCGGATCAACTCGTCAGATCGCCGGGTTAGCGAAGAATTTTAAGGAACTGCGGTGAAGGTATCGGCGCCGACCAACACGTGCTCGAATGGAAAAGCAGTTTTCGGTCTCGCGAGATGCCAAACCGTCCTGATGACGGATCTGCCTGCTACCTCCCGGCACGTTCCGGCCCACGCGGTTGCGCTCCCATAGGGAGTCCACCGGACGGTGAAGGTCAGCACAGGCACCACATCCTTCGTCGGATCGGGTGCAGTGGTATTCAGCCAACCAATCAGATTGAATGTCTCTCCAGCTGTTCCCGAAGGCGAAGAGTAGGTGCCCTCGATGCGCCCGGTGGCCGCGTCTACTGATGTGATTGTCATAGTGGATTGGAGCTCGTTGCTCCATCTCCCTACAAGATTTGTACAGCTTCCTGCCGCCCAAGCTGGTTGCACTGCAATAGCGGTCACGATCACGCCAACTATCTTTAGATAATTTGTCATCTTCCCCTCCTGCCAGTCTCGCACATGCGGACTATATCGGAGTTTTCGAGATCTTGGTCTATAAATTAATTCATAATAACATGCCGATGAGAAACCAAAATAATGCGGATAATCCGAGTTAAACGACTGATTTTCCTCTGATAGGGTAGAGCTCCTCTGTCCGAACAAGGCTACCGTCCATCCAGAAAGTCAAGTCATCGCTTGTGTTTACCTGACCAATTTAACAGCGACGGCTGTCACGCTCCCTGTAACGCGAATGTGTTGGTTCGGGCATAATGGCCATCGGCAATCAACATGTGAGTGTGCATTGCCAATCTCGGTCACTCATGGCCCGGCTGACGGATGAGGACCCGCAAATTCCACGCGGGGGACGGATCGTTCTCCTCGTGCCAAGTCCAAGGTTAGCGCTACGCAAACTCAGCCACTGCCTTTGCGGGAGCGCTGGATGGTAACAATTAGATCGAGCAGCCGATCGGCGCTTGTGCGAACGCAGGCCAAAGCGGATAGCGACCGCATGGTACCACGTGAATTGATCGATACGGCGGACGTGCCCGGCGGCGAGCCGTTGCGGCTGTTCCGGCGCGGCAGCGACTATATGATCGTGCTCGAGCGCAACGAGCTGATGAACAGCCGGATGAGCGGATCGGAAGAAGCGCTTGCCGAAATGACGATCGATCGGCTGCGAGTGCCGGCGCCGCATCTGCTGATCGGCGGATACGGCATGGGGTTTACCCTGCGCGCGGCATTGCGGCGACTGGACGGCGATGCGCGGGTGACCGTCGCCGAACTGGTGCCGGGGATCATCGACTGGGCGCGCGGGCCGATGGCCGAATTGACGGCGGGATGCCTCGACGACCGGCGCGTGGAAGTGGTGCTCGACGATGTCGGCGCGATGATCCGGCACGGGCGCGGCGGCTATGACGCGATCCTGCTCGACGTCGACAACGGCCCCGACGGGCTGACCCGGCCGGGCAATGACGGGCTCTATTCGATGCGCGGACTGGCGGCGGCGCGGGCGGCGCTGCGGACCGGCGGGATATTGGCGGTGTGGTCGGCGGCGCCCGACGCGGCATTCGTGCGGCGACTGAACGACGCCGGGTTCGCAGTCGAGGAAGTCGGCGTGAAGGCACGGAGCAACGGCAAGGGGCCGCGGCACGTGATCTGGTTCGCGACGAAGCGGTGAGGTTGATGCGAGGGGGCGACGGCCTTCCACTCGATAGTCGACGCCGGCCCCGGCAGGAGGATCGGCCATGATTGCGACGGCACGCACCTTGGCGATCATGCTCGCGGCGCCCCCGCTGATGCTCCTTTTCTGGGCGCACCTCATACGACCGACTGTGTCCGGCCTGGATTTGCTGGCCATGTTTTTGGCTGGCGCCACCGGGTTGGCAGGCGCGGCGACCGGGCCCTGGTCTGGACAGACCAAGGCGTTGGTGGCGATCGTCTATATTGTGCTCGGCGTCGGCGCGATTCCATTTTGGACGCTGTTTGCAGTCTGTTCGACCGGGGATTGTCTCTAACTCAGGGTGAGTGACGCCCCGGCGAGGCGTGCGGGTAGCGCGCGCCCGCGATGTTCAGTCATGCCGGGGACGACTATTGGTAGTTGGCGGACAAACGCCTTCTCCCCTTGCGGGAGAGGGAATGATTGGGCCGGTCATGCCCTGTGCCGAGAAGGGGCGCCGGGCAGCTGCCCATGACAGCGAAGGTTGCGCGAACGCGACTCTGATCCGGGAGACAGGCATGAAATGGTTCGGACGTAAGTCGGCCGGGCGCGATGGCGCGCGGCCGGCGCTGGCGCAGGGCGGCAGCATCACCAGTCTCGGCGAATGGCCGCGCAGCTATGAGGCGCAGGTGCGCGAGGGCTATTGCCACAATCCGGTGGCGCAGCGCGCAGTCAAACTGGTTAGCGAGAGCGTCGGATCGGCGCCGCTCGTCGCGAGCGATCCGGCATTGGCGGCGCTGGCGACGGCGCGGTCGAGCGGGCAGGTGCTGACCGAGGCGCTGGCGGCGCAATTGCTGCTCCACGGCAATGCCTGGGTGCAGATCCTGACCGACAGCGAGGGCATGGTGCGCGAGCTGTTCGCGCTGCGACCCGAGCGGATGACGGTCGAGGCCGATGCGAGCGGCTGGCCGGTGGCGTATCGTTATCGGGTGGGCGCGCATGTCAACCGGCTGACGGCGGAGGATGCGGCGGGGCGGCCGGCGGTGGCGCATATCCGGACGTTCAATCCGGTCGACGACCATTATGGGCTCGGCTGCCTCGGCGCGGCGGCGGGAGCGGTGGCGATCCACAATGCCGCGACGCGCTGGAACAAGGCGTTGCTCGACAATGCGGCGCGGCCCTCGGGCGCTCTGGTCTATGACGTCGGCGACGGCGGGGTGCTGAGCCCCGACCAGTTCGCGCGGGTGAAAGGCGAGCTCGAGGCGGGGTTTGCCGGTGCGGCGAACGCGGGGCGGCCGATGCTGCTCGAGGGTGGGCTAAAATGGCAGGCGATGAGCATGACGCCGGCCGATATGGATTTCGTCGGGCTGAAGGCGGCGGCGGCGCGCGAGATCGCGCTGGCGTTCGGGGTTCCGCCGATGCTGATGGGGCTGCCCGGCGACGCCGCCTACGCCAATTACCGCGAGGCCAACCGGGCCTTGTGGCGGCTGGCGATCCTGCCGATCGCGGGCAACATCCTCGCGGGGCTGTCGCAGGCGTTGCGCGGCTGGTTCCCTGACGCGTCGCTGGCGATCGACCTCGACCAGGTGCCGGCGCTGGCCGAGGATCGCGAACGGCTGTGGCGCCAGGTGAGCGCGGCGGACTTTCTGAGCGACGACGAGAAACGGGCTATGGTCGGATTGTCGTGACCTGAAGCTCGCAGATGCGGGTCCCGGCGTTCCAGAGGCCGCCTGCGTCCAGACATTTGTCGACCAGAATATAATCCGACCACCAGAGCCACGCGAGCAGCGCGGCGAGCGCGACGGTCAACAGAACGAGCAGCGGAAAGAGCAGGCGGCGCATGGGTGCTGCCTAAGCGCTGCCGCGCGGGCGGGCAAATCCGGGGGATCGAGGAGAGTAGGATGCGTAACGAGACAGTGCTCGCGCAATTGATCGAGCAGGCAAAGGAAGACGGCGCCGATATCGCGACGCTCAGGGCGATCGCGGAGGAGGCGGGCGAACTGAGCGCGCAGCGCGCGCTGGCGCGGCTGGGGCTCGAGGATGTCGGCGCGGCCAAGGACATGGCCGAGCTGCGCGAGCTGCTGGGCGCGTGGCGCGACGCCAAGCGCTCGGCATTGAAGGCGGCGTTTTCGTGGGCCGGGCGAATGGCGGCGGCTTTGGTGCTGGTCGGGCTGGCAGTGAAGCTGGGCTTTCCCGGGTGGCTCAAATGAGCGTGCGCTTCGCAGGATACGCCGCGGTGTTCGACGTGCCCGATCGCGGCGGCGACGTGGTGCGCCGTGGCGCCTTCCGGCTGGCGGGACCGGTGCCCTTGCTGTGGCAGCATGACGGGGCGCCGGTCGGGATGGTCGAGCAGCTGGCGGAGGACAGCCGCGGGCTGCGGGTGATCGGACGGGTCGCGGCGTCCGGGCTGGCTGAGGCCGTGGCGAAGGGCGCGGTGACCGGGCTTTCGTTCGGCTACCGCGTGACCGAGGCGCGGGGCGTGACGCGGCGCGAGATCCGCGCGCTCGAATTGCTCGAGATCAGCCTCGTGGCGAGCCCGATGCAGCCGCTGGCGCGAGTGCACGCAGTGAGCGGATGAGGCCAGCGCCGGCGATGCCCGCGGGCCAACCCGCCCAATACAATCAACCAAGAAGGAAATGCGATGACGACTTCAGTGGACGTGACGAGCTTTGGCGCCGTTGGCGATGGGATCACCGACGACAGCGCGGCCTTTGCGGCAGCACTTGGCAGCACCGCCAGCCAGATCATCGTGCCGCCGGGGATCTATTGCGTGGAGAATGTGCAACTGCCTGCGGGCAAGCATTTGCAGGGTGCAGGCCCGGGCCAGACCACGCTCAAGATCGTGAGCGGAAGCAGCTACAACATCCTGACCGCGTCCCTCGCGAACTCGGTCGCGGTGACCGGCATGACGCTGGACGACACTGGCGCAACCGGCACGAGCCACGGCCTGTTCGTTTCGCAATGTGCCGACGTCTTGCTGCTCGACATCTCGACCCGGAACACGCCGGGCCACGGTATCTGGCTTTACGATAGCCCGCGCGCGCGGGTGGACCGGATCTTCATCGAGGCCGCCGGCGATTGGGGGATGCACGTCGGGGGCGGCAATTCGGTCTTCTCGACCTATTCGAACATTCATACGCGCAACTGCGCCACGATCGGCGTGAGGGCGCGCGATTGCGCGTTGCTGACCTTCTCGAACATCTCCGGAAGCGGGAATGGCGGTGACTCTACCACCATGTCGTTTTACAACGCCAATTGGTGCCTCGCCTCCAACATCACCGAATATGACGGTGCCCTCGGCGATACCGTGGTCATCGCCGGCGATTCGATCGGCACGTGGATCAGGGGCGTTACCGCGAAGAACGGCGGGGGCCACGGCGCCTCGATCTCGGCCACCGAAACCGGCGCACCGGTCGATTGCCACATCGTCGACGCCTATTTCGAGAATCAGGGCGAGTGCCTTGGCTGCATTACCGACCAAGGTGAGGGCAATCAGCCCTCCAATTGCAGTATCCGCAACGTGCGGGGGCGGAATCCGGGAACGGTCAACCCGTCGGAAGCCTTTGCCATCTCCAACGCCGTCAACTGCGTCATCACTGGCAGCGTCATCGATACGCAGGGCAACATGCTCTACGCGGTTCAGGAGCATAACGGCGTGGGAAGCTCCGCGAACAACCGGTTCGAAATCGACAATTGGGTCCCCGGGACGTCGGGCTATTTCAGTCTCGCCTCCCCGACCTCGACCATCGTGCATACCCGCCTCGAGCGCGGGTACGTGCAGAAGA
Protein-coding regions in this window:
- a CDS encoding phage portal protein, translated to MKWFGRKSAGRDGARPALAQGGSITSLGEWPRSYEAQVREGYCHNPVAQRAVKLVSESVGSAPLVASDPALAALATARSSGQVLTEALAAQLLLHGNAWVQILTDSEGMVRELFALRPERMTVEADASGWPVAYRYRVGAHVNRLTAEDAAGRPAVAHIRTFNPVDDHYGLGCLGAAAGAVAIHNAATRWNKALLDNAARPSGALVYDVGDGGVLSPDQFARVKGELEAGFAGAANAGRPMLLEGGLKWQAMSMTPADMDFVGLKAAAAREIALAFGVPPMLMGLPGDAAYANYREANRALWRLAILPIAGNILAGLSQALRGWFPDASLAIDLDQVPALAEDRERLWRQVSAADFLSDDEKRAMVGLS
- a CDS encoding DUF6127 family protein yields the protein MRNETVLAQLIEQAKEDGADIATLRAIAEEAGELSAQRALARLGLEDVGAAKDMAELRELLGAWRDAKRSALKAAFSWAGRMAAALVLVGLAVKLGFPGWLK
- a CDS encoding HK97 family phage prohead protease, with product MSVRFAGYAAVFDVPDRGGDVVRRGAFRLAGPVPLLWQHDGAPVGMVEQLAEDSRGLRVIGRVAASGLAEAVAKGAVTGLSFGYRVTEARGVTRREIRALELLEISLVASPMQPLARVHAVSG
- a CDS encoding glycosyl hydrolase family 28-related protein, with product MTTSVDVTSFGAVGDGITDDSAAFAAALGSTASQIIVPPGIYCVENVQLPAGKHLQGAGPGQTTLKIVSGSSYNILTASLANSVAVTGMTLDDTGATGTSHGLFVSQCADVLLLDISTRNTPGHGIWLYDSPRARVDRIFIEAAGDWGMHVGGGNSVFSTYSNIHTRNCATIGVRARDCALLTFSNISGSGNGGDSTTMSFYNANWCLASNITEYDGALGDTVVIAGDSIGTWIRGVTAKNGGGHGASISATETGAPVDCHIVDAYFENQGECLGCITDQGEGNQPSNCSIRNVRGRNPGTVNPSEAFAISNAVNCVITGSVIDTQGNMLYAVQEHNGVGSSANNRFEIDNWVPGTSGYFSLASPTSTIVHTRLERGYVQKSDVDYNWDPAVDARQISFDAPLTANRNLVLAPSWSGDRVRVVRSASGSFTLAVKQGGTTLKILNAAGDWVELYFDGTNWRLAADS